The DNA window GATAAACTGCAATGGGGACGTGTAAAAGAAATATTAGAGGAAGAGTTTGATGAAACGGCAATTGAGATTACAATTTGTAGATTATAGATTTAAGGGAATGGAAGTGGCGGACATATCGAACCTCCTAGATGTGCCTCCTTCAACGCCTCACCAAATATTCAATCGGACAAATACGGCAATAGAATTTTGGTTATTTCGCAACCCACAACAAAGGGTGATAGAATATCGGTATAGTTGATCCAAAGAAATTAGAAAACAAATCATTTATTGAACTGAGGATATCGTTATGGTACTAAATAGAAACAAAACGAGAGTAGTTGAGGCCATTACTGAAAGAAATTTAATTTCTATCATGAATGATACAAAATGGCGAGAACTCCAAGATGAAGTGGTAAATACTTTGTTGTTTCCCCCACCATACCAAGCCAAATATGTGTTAGAAGATTTATTACACCCAGAAGAATTTGAAAAGGATGTTTGGTATTGGGGGGATTGGAAAGAGGGAATTGTACCATTTTACAATGTGGAGTGGATCAAGGTAAGGCCAAGATATTTAAAACATCGTGGTAGTCTGGTATCACCAGAATTAATTGATATTACAGAGGATTTTGTCAATATATTAAAAGAATTATCTATTCCTTATAGACAAGACAATAATACATATTTTATTTATGGTTATATATCTGATGCAAGCGTATTAACTTTATGAGGACGGGAGAACTAAAAAAATGTTGAGGGTATTGAACTCAATTTTTGGGATTGTTTTACTGTTAGTTATAGTTTCTTGTTCTGCGACAACGACAGAACCGAAGGAAGAAGGAATTAACCCTAATAGCGATATATTGGCGCAATTTTCCTTTAAGAATAAAATTTACTCTATCGAAGGCAACATGACTCCTGCCGAAAAAATAAAAAAAGAGATTGGGAAGATAGAAAAGATAGTAGTAGATGAGATTAAAGAAAACGGTCAGGCTAAAATATTTGACTCAAAAATAGATCTTTTAGAGAGTACAAAAATATTTTCCATTCAAGATACAGACAAGGATCTTGTGGTTGCCATCAAAATTAATGATATTTATTATACTGCAATTTTTTGGGGGAAATTAGATTAGTTATTGGGAAATGTGAAAGGATCGCAAATAAAGAAAAAGCTCATCCCGACGAACTGGGATGAGCTTAATATATTTTGTAAATCGGATAGGATTAATGCTCAAGGTGAACACAAATTAGCTACTCACAGTATAGATGGCTTAATCATAATTGGACTACTTGTATATAGATGTCGTAAGAGGAATAAGGAAGCCACCATCAGTGGATTGCTTAACATTAATAGAGATGTTGTTTACTCCAGTAATATCTATCTCAATGGTCTGCATGCCGCTAGCAGGGGTGATCCCATCTACTTTTTTAAGCAAAGTATTCTTATCATTATCCTTAATTTCTATATTTTCGACTTCCGAATCGATAGCAGCGAACTGCAAAATCAGTTTTTGGTATTTGCCATTTGGACTTAGAGCAGTATATTTAATATTTGATCCCGAAGAACTGAACAGAACTTCACCGTAATCTTTGTTGTTGAATTTTGTTTGTGCAGGATCCTTGGAATATAATGTATCGTTAAAATCTTCTTGCTTAATTGCAACACCATCTATAAGCTCGCCAATAATGACTTCTTTTGCTTTCGCGTCATAATTGACCGGTATGTCCAGTACATTAGAAACTGCTCTTACCGGCAAGTATGTGGTACCTTCGTATGTAATAGGAAGGATTGCATTCCCTTGTGCATCCTTCATTTGAGTGATTTCCCCATTAACTCGAATTTTTAATTCTCCGTTTAAATAAGCTTTAATTTCTTGAAGTTGTGAACTAGCAAAGGCTCCTACACTTATTCCGACCATAAGAATCATAGCTCCGCAGAAAGTAATCATTAACTTGTTCTTCATCAATATCCCCCTCTAAATTATTTTTAATTTCTTGAAAATTATAACATTTCAAATTTATGATAACAATGGTACGTTCGTTTTAAAAGGTTTTTTAGTCGTATAGAGATAAAGTAATTAAAGATAGCTGAGACTAAGATCCAGAATGAGTTCACGTATGAGAACAAAACGATAAGGACCAGTGGGGACACTCATCACCAAAGAAATGAAGTCACCATGAATGGCTTGAATATTAAATGAAAATCAATACAAAATTAGGGGGTGAATTGGGTGGATCTCGTGAAGTTTATTTCTTGACCTCTTTGGCATTATTATTTGGTTTCTATGCAATTATGGAATTTATCTTTATAAAGGAAACAAAGCAGTATATCAGCACAACTATAATTCTAATCATAGTTCTTGTTATTATGTTTAATCTAGATCAGTTTCCTTTGTTGGATTAGATGTCCAACACTTCATGCCAAGTTTGTTCATTATCTAAGCGACGACTAGATGTTAAAAAACATTAAGTTCTATACCTGTTGCTTAACCAACAAAAGCGCTTTTATTTACTGATTGAGAATGTTTTTTTGTTTCTTATGCTTTATGTGTAGGGGCTCATTAATTATTGATCATTTCATTGATACTGGCTTCTATATTTCCAATGCTATTTGAAAGTACTCAAGTATCGGGGTTACCACCTCGAGGTTGTCAGATGTATAATTAAGGAAGGTTATAGTTACTAAAAATATGGAGGTTCTAATGCATAATCTTATCTTAACAAAGTTTGAGCCGAGTGATTTTAATGATTACTATTCATTAGTATCAAATGAGAAGGTAATGGCGTTTATCACTGAACGTTCTACTCCTTTTGAAGAAGCGCAAGTAAATTTTAACAAGTTATTGGATCGCAATAAAAAGTTTGAACAATTTGGGTCGTTTAAAGTATATAACAACATTACTAACGAATTTATAGGTCTTGGAAGCTTGATACTTAATGAAGAGAAATCCGATGAAGCAGAGTTAGGTTATATGTTAATTCCAGAGCAATGGGGTAAAGGATACGGTAATATAATTGCTAACATTCTATTACAGAGAGCCATTAATACAAATTTAAAACGGTTAGTAGCTATTATTGATCCCAATAACATACCTTCTAGAAAAATTCTAATAAGTAAGGGGTTTACCTCCGAGAAGATAGGTGAGATCGATGGCCTGCCTGGAGAAATTTTAAGTAAAGATCTATTCTGAACACATTAGAGGTGGAGAAAAGTGATCTATATTGAAACAGCGAGATTGCGTCTGCGAGATTGGGAAGAAGCTGACTTGGAGCCATTTTGTCGACTCAATGCAGATGAACAAGTTATGAAGTATTTTCCTAAAACCTTATCGGCAGAAGAAACAAACCTATTTTATAAGTCAATTCAATCTGAATTTAATGAATGTGGCTTTGGGTTATATGCTGTAGAAGTTAAGGAAAATAAAGATTTTATAGGGTTTATAGGATTTCATAGGGCAACATTTGAGGCCGACTTTACTCCTTGCATCGAAATTGGTTGGCGACTAAAAAAAGATGCATGGGGGAACGGATATGCAACTGAAGGAGCGGCAGCGTGTTTACAATATGGATTTAACACCTTGGGTTTTGATGAAGTGTATAGTTTTACAGCCGATATTAATGCACCTTCAAAAAATGTGATGATAAAAATCGGTATGAGATATGTAAAAATGTTCGTTCACCCGAAAGTTGACGAAGATAGCCCATTAAACAAACATGTTCTTTTTCATGTAAAAACAAAGCCATAATAGTATCGTCGCGAATACCATAACGTTATAGGAAATCTGCGCGAATTAAATTGATGGTTCAAGGGGAGGAAAAAATTGACGGAGCACGAGGAAGTCCTTTCTGGAGGAAATATTAATAACGTAGTTAAGGTAGGAGAGACAGTCCGACGTAATGCTCAGCCAAATCCGTATGTACATAAATTGCTTAAACACCTTGAAAAAGTTGGCTATCCCCACTCTCCTAGATACATGGGTATAGACGTGAAGGGGAGAGAAATCCTTTCTTACCTTGAAGGTGTAGTTCCAGGGAACGATTACCCTGAAATTGATAGATATATGTGGTCTGACGAGGTCTTAGCCGAGCTGGCTAAACTCTTAAGAAACTTTCACGATGCAACTATAGGCTTTATATCATCTACACAGTCAATTAATGAGTATCCTGAGCCTTCATTACATGAGGTTATCTGTCATAACGATGTTGCATTGTATAACGTTGTGTTTAAAGAACAACATCCTGTAGGTATTATTGATTTTGATATGGCGGGGCCAGGACCACGTATTTGGGATATTGTTTACACATTGTATACATGTGTTCCACTTTCAACATTTTCTCCAGGAGAAGATGATAGAGTAGTTGAGGATTACAATCAAAAGAGTCATGCAGCTACGCGAAAGAGACGTATTGAGATATTTTTCAATTCTTACGGTATCCAAGTGCCAAGTGATCTTAAGCAGTGGGTAATTTCTCGTATCAATTTTATGTGTACTACACTATCCGACAGAGCTGAAGCTGGAGACACTGCGTTTATAAGGCTAGTTGAAGAAGGTCATTTAGCTCATTACGTGAATGAGATTGAATTTCTTGAACAGCATTTTAATGACTGGTGGGGTACTCACTGAAGGGCTTATACAGTTTGGTTGTCAGAGATGAATCAACATAGAAGAAGCTTTGAATACAAATGACCCAGCCTAAGATAAGAGCTATCTAGGGTTGGGTCATTTGCTGTCTACATAGTCATTAAGGTCGTTAAGTATGCAACAGTTGAGGGACACTACAATCAAAATAAAGCCTATAAGCAATCCATTGTCCGACGAGAGAAGAGTCATAGATAAACAGCAGATCACATATCTTTAAAATGAATTTTGTCGTTCGTGGAATCAGTGTTTTGATTAGCTTGAATAGTTCATTTAGCTTCACAAAGTTGGGGAAGGAGTTGTGCAAGATGTCTCTTCATGAGGAAGGTACGCTTGTGGTCGGTTCTGGCCGAATCTTGCTCTCGCTTGCTGAATCATGGTATGAATCCGGTTTGTCCAAACTCACGATTTATGTAACAAACAAGGAACCAACAGACATGGGACAACTTATGAACCATTGCAAAGATACTCAAGGCAGT is part of the Paenibacillus segetis genome and encodes:
- a CDS encoding DUF6678 family protein, with amino-acid sequence MVLNRNKTRVVEAITERNLISIMNDTKWRELQDEVVNTLLFPPPYQAKYVLEDLLHPEEFEKDVWYWGDWKEGIVPFYNVEWIKVRPRYLKHRGSLVSPELIDITEDFVNILKELSIPYRQDNNTYFIYGYISDASVLTL
- a CDS encoding NisI/SpaI family lantibiotic immunity lipoprotein; this translates as MLRVLNSIFGIVLLLVIVSCSATTTEPKEEGINPNSDILAQFSFKNKIYSIEGNMTPAEKIKKEIGKIEKIVVDEIKENGQAKIFDSKIDLLESTKIFSIQDTDKDLVVAIKINDIYYTAIFWGKLD
- a CDS encoding stalk domain-containing protein — its product is MKNKLMITFCGAMILMVGISVGAFASSQLQEIKAYLNGELKIRVNGEITQMKDAQGNAILPITYEGTTYLPVRAVSNVLDIPVNYDAKAKEVIIGELIDGVAIKQEDFNDTLYSKDPAQTKFNNKDYGEVLFSSSGSNIKYTALSPNGKYQKLILQFAAIDSEVENIEIKDNDKNTLLKKVDGITPASGMQTIEIDITGVNNISINVKQSTDGGFLIPLTTSIYK
- a CDS encoding DUF4181 domain-containing protein, whose amino-acid sequence is MKINTKLGGELGGSREVYFLTSLALLFGFYAIMEFIFIKETKQYISTTIILIIVLVIMFNLDQFPLLD
- a CDS encoding GNAT family N-acetyltransferase, yielding MHNLILTKFEPSDFNDYYSLVSNEKVMAFITERSTPFEEAQVNFNKLLDRNKKFEQFGSFKVYNNITNEFIGLGSLILNEEKSDEAELGYMLIPEQWGKGYGNIIANILLQRAINTNLKRLVAIIDPNNIPSRKILISKGFTSEKIGEIDGLPGEILSKDLF
- a CDS encoding GNAT family N-acetyltransferase, with product MIYIETARLRLRDWEEADLEPFCRLNADEQVMKYFPKTLSAEETNLFYKSIQSEFNECGFGLYAVEVKENKDFIGFIGFHRATFEADFTPCIEIGWRLKKDAWGNGYATEGAAACLQYGFNTLGFDEVYSFTADINAPSKNVMIKIGMRYVKMFVHPKVDEDSPLNKHVLFHVKTKP
- a CDS encoding aminoglycoside phosphotransferase family protein; protein product: MTEHEEVLSGGNINNVVKVGETVRRNAQPNPYVHKLLKHLEKVGYPHSPRYMGIDVKGREILSYLEGVVPGNDYPEIDRYMWSDEVLAELAKLLRNFHDATIGFISSTQSINEYPEPSLHEVICHNDVALYNVVFKEQHPVGIIDFDMAGPGPRIWDIVYTLYTCVPLSTFSPGEDDRVVEDYNQKSHAATRKRRIEIFFNSYGIQVPSDLKQWVISRINFMCTTLSDRAEAGDTAFIRLVEEGHLAHYVNEIEFLEQHFNDWWGTH